TCCAGCTAGGGATGGAAATGGGTGGGATTTGGATCGGGTGAAGCATCACCCGCATCCATCACCCGCTTCCATCCGCTCCACCCGGTCCATCCGTCACCCGCTCTACTCATCACCCTTATTCCGTCCATCCATCACCCGCGGATGAACCGGGTGGATCGGGTGATATTCGGGTGgaaattattaactattaaaaatTCACCATCTAAAAATATGCATAATAATTAACCAAAAGTAAAAGGTTATATACCTACATTTATTTTCGAAACATATAATTATTTCTTATCACGCATAACTTataaccaaaaataaaataaaataagcacTAACTTTAATAAATAATGGATTTATCAacacattttatgtttaaatattagtataaataatataattaaaataaatgggTGATAAACGGGTGATGGATCGGGTGATGGATAAAAAAACATCACCCGCATCCGACCCGCATCCATCACCCGCTTCACCCATCACCCGCTTTTCATccatttaattcgaattttcaCCCATTTAATTATAGCGGGTGATCGGATTAATGGATCATCCACTGGATATTTCCATCCCTACATCAAGCCACAAGCTACAAAAATTGagcaaaaaacaaacaacttaaaCAAAAGATTGAAGGTGAGCCCCCCTAAAACCCAAAACTGTgtgtctttctctctcttacccATCAGTTCATCACCACCATGCTCAGCCATGAATGAACCCATACTACTTTGAGAGCATCTTCACACTACAACACTCCAACtctcatcatcttcttcttccccCTCAAAATCATCACAAATAATGAAAATGGCTTTACTCTCTTTATCCTCAtcttcaacccctactctctctcctcttccttCTTCCAAACCCCACCACAACCTTACCCACAAGCCTTATCTTCTCCCTCTTCCCAGAAATACCCACCTCTCAATTTCCCCACTTAGAGTTTCAGCTTCTGACAATGGAGCTGGGGTTACTGCTGTTGTTACTGAGGAGAAGGTTCTAGAAACCCCATCTCAGGAAAAAGGAACTGGGTCTGATTCTGCAGATTCAGCTTCAACCCCTAAATCGGTGAAAAATGAGGAGGATGTTACACCCGTTAAAGCTGCTAATGAAGAGGTTGTGAAGAAATTTTCGGACCCCAGATGGGTTAAAGGGACTTGGGATTTGAAGCAGTTTCTGGGTAAAGATGGAATTACTACTGATTGGGATGCTGTTATTGATGCTGgtaatttttctttatttttgttaatcCCTAATTTCAGTTTTTGTTAGTTTGCTCTAGTTTTGAGCTGTTTTTTTGGGTAATTTTATCCTTGACTTTGTATCTGGCATTGAATTCTGTTTGCTGATTTTGAAGGCATTATTAGTACAGTAGCTTAATGTATTTGTTAATCTCTTGATTGGAATTTTAAGGGGGGTTTTAGGTGGAATTTGATACTGTTTGTAGACTTGTAGTATGCACATTTGAATGAAATGTAATCTTTCATCAATGGAGTTGAGAAATGGAACCAAATTACTGCATCTTGTGATATGCTATTGTGCTCGGTTTGCATGTGTAGATGGATGTCTTTATTGTTATGTCTTATTACTGCAATAGCAATACAATGGTTGCTTATCAGCTGGTGAACTTGCTTTTAGGGATGAGAAGATTTGGTTACTTGATATTTAGATATAGGTGATGTTTGAATTGATGATGGAAATTTAGCTACAAGTGTTAATCTGAGAATGAACTCATGAAGATAAATGTATCTGTTACCTTTGCTATTCATGCATTGTTTTCGTGATCATTCGTTGTTACAGAAGAGAAATGCTTAGGAGATAACGAGTTTATCGAAAGTGTTGTCTTCTTCTATTTGGCTTTCCAAATCCGCGCTTGGTGATAGAAGgttttgtgtgttgtgattacATCCTTGGTAACAAATGCTTGGTTGAAGATGGCCTTTTTGCTGATTGTGAGCTAGTATTTGATTTTTGCAGTGTGCATTTTGTGATTTCTATTGTGGATTCAATGGTGTTCTGTCATCTTTCTGTAAGATGTTTCTTTTGTGCTATACTGGCAAGTGTTGATATCCTCTCAAATAGAAAGATTGTGCCGTGTGATTTGTGAAACTCGGTTTTCCTGTCGCatcaaataaaaaatcaattatcTTCTCAATCTTGACATTATTTGCAAATCAACTGTGTTGTTGGTTAATGTTTTGCAGAGGCGAGGAGGAGGAAGCGGCTCCAAACCACCCCGGAATCATCAACTAATGATGAACTTGTTGTTTTTGATACCTCGATAATTCCATGGTGGGCATGGGTTAAAAGATTCCACCTTCCTGAAGCTGAGCTTCTTAATGGTTTGTCTCCACTCTTGATCCACACAAATCATGCCTGATATATACTTTCTCTGTTCTGTTCTTATGTACATGACACAATTTCATTTTAGGGAATTTCCTTTTTACTTGACACAATTCTATCATGAGAAAGTTCTGTATTGTGAATTGTCATATTTACCCTCACTCTTCTGGTGATGGTTGGTTGTTGTTAAGGGGCACTTTTGTGTGCCAAAATCAATAATGTAGGAAGTATTGTTCAATTACATTTGATTTATTTCTTTCCCTTTTTGGTGACATTTTTTCGTTTGGGTTTGCAGGGCGTGCTGCTATGATCGGTTTCTTCATGGCTTATTTCGTCGATAGCTTGACCGGTGTAGGACTTGTGGATCAAATGGGTAACTTCTTCTGTAAAACATTGTtatttgttgctgttgttggtGTGTTGTTCATTCGTAAGAACGAAGATCTAGATAACTTAAAGAAGCTTCTAGAAGAGACGACCTTGTATGACAAGCAATGGCAAGCAACATGGCAAGATGAGAGCACCAAGAAAGATTAGTTTATCAGGATTTTGAATCTGAATATGGTTTTGTTTGTATGTTAAGGGTAGGCTTCATCAAATATTGTAGCCACAAAAGACTTGGCACTTTATTACTGAGTAATATCGTTTCGTGCTATCGTTTCGTGTTGTATTTAGGAGCATTCACTTAATTGTAAGTTTGTAACTGCAAGAGGAAATGACAGTATGGTTTACCAATTGCCAGTACAATATTTCAATCTGGTTTTGAACATTGAACCACCCAAACAAAATAGAAAAAGATAATGTAAACATATTGGATCAAACCAACATCGGATCGGATTTTTTCGAGTGATCGGATTTTTTTATCCGGTTAGATCAAGTTTTTTTCAATTTCGATTAGTTATTTTCGGCTTTTAGGTTTTGATCAGATTATTTCGCTTTAGATTTAGTcgtcatttataaattaaaatat
This Spinacia oleracea cultivar Varoflay chromosome 6, BTI_SOV_V1, whole genome shotgun sequence DNA region includes the following protein-coding sequences:
- the LOC110781777 gene encoding light-harvesting complex-like protein 3 isotype 2, chloroplastic, with product MKMALLSLSSSSTPTLSPLPSSKPHHNLTHKPYLLPLPRNTHLSISPLRVSASDNGAGVTAVVTEEKVLETPSQEKGTGSDSADSASTPKSVKNEEDVTPVKAANEEVVKKFSDPRWVKGTWDLKQFLGKDGITTDWDAVIDAEARRRKRLQTTPESSTNDELVVFDTSIIPWWAWVKRFHLPEAELLNGRAAMIGFFMAYFVDSLTGVGLVDQMGNFFCKTLLFVAVVGVLFIRKNEDLDNLKKLLEETTLYDKQWQATWQDESTKKD